Genomic DNA from Atribacterota bacterium:
CCTGGATAAACTGATAGCTGGTTAAGTAGGATGCAAGCATCTTAACCTCCTGGTCTATAACCGGTACTTGTATCCTCTCATGAGGAATCAGAATCTGATAGCGCCAGATGGTATGGGCATCGATATTATCGGTCTTGGAGTGTACCCCTAGGGACTTGGCAAAGTTATGGCTCTGCTTGGGATTTAGGATATAGGCCTTGATCTTATGCAGGTTACAGAATTCCCTAAGATTATCTGAGTAGATGCCGGTAGCCTCAAAGATGAGGACCAGGTTTTCAAGGTGCTTGTAATGTTTCTTTAGATAACGGTAAAAGCTCTTGAGTCCTTCTATGTTTTCAAATTCCAGACTTACCCTGCCATCATAGACAGACAGGGCTTTCTTTGACACATCAATTCCGATATAATACATGATAGAGAAACCTCCTGATTTATGATTAGGAGAGTTTGTGTGGGTCGCCCTTCTCATAACTTTTACTTGTGGTAACCCAAGCTGAAATCAGATTTAATCTGTTTCGCTTCTGATACTGTCCAAGATTGGAGAAGGACGGTCCATCTAACGATCGAGCTCACCTTAGCAGATGGCTCCTGTAGCTTGGCTGACCTTGCCTACTGCAAACTCTTCTGAGTATCATGATAGCATAATTTAATCATTTAATAGATATTGGTATAGTACAGTTAGCTGGTAGGTTATTATTAGTTTTCAGTTAAGACCATTAGATTTGGATTTTTAAATGATAATTCTTAATACTTAATAATGACTTATAACTCATCACTATATATTCTTCACGTTATACGGTATATATTACATGATATAGGCAATACACATTGCATATAACTAAAGTGTCATTGCGACCTGACCCTTAGCTAGCGTTAAGAGCAAGTGTGGCAATCTCATTCACTTATTCCCATATAAATGCTATACCATATACGCTATACTTTATACAGTATATTATATACTTACTTATAAAGTGGTCCAAAATTCCGACAGGCTCGAAAATCGGCACTTTCTAAATTATCTGTACCAAAGGCACTCCAGGCTTTGGGTCTGAAAATATTCTCTTCGGATACATTATGCATGGCAACTGGAATCCTTAATAAAGAAGCTAAGGTGATTAAATCTTTTCCAATATGCCCATAACTTATCGCTCCATGATTGGCACCCCAAAAATTCATTACAGAATAAACATCTTGAAAGGCTCCCTTTCCTGTAATTATGGGAGCAAACCAGGTAGTAGGCCAGGTGGGATCAGTCCTCTCTGTTAAAACATAGCTAATATCATCAGGTAACTCAACTGTATATCCTTCAGCAATTTGGAGTACAGGACCCAATCCTTTTATGAGATTAATACGAGACATAGTTACTGGCATTTCACCGCGAGTCCAGAAAGTGGAAGAATAACCCCCTCCCCTAAAATATTCTAAGCTGGCTGGACTCCAGCGAGTGTTTTCCAGACATGCCTTGATATCTTGTTCATTTATTTCCCAGAATTGTTTCATAACTGAGTGTCCATTTTCTTTCTGCTGACCAGTAGCGTCAAGGGAAGTAGCACCAGAATTAAGCAAGTGGATAACACCATTTTTTGCTCTTCCACTCAATTCTCTTCCGGTAACCCTTTTCACAGACTCAGGGCTCCAGAAAGTTCGCACATCTGAAAACATCTGTGCCCGATTGCTCAACAGGTGGTTCCATAACATAGCAATTCCATTCAGACAATCATTTTCTGTGGCAAATATGAATGGTTCACGAATACCATTCCAGTCAAAAGAAGTATTAAGTATGGTCTCGGTGAAATCTCCATTGGGAAAATGGTCAGTCCATTGTCTTTGTCCTTGAAATCCAGCGGCAATAGCATTATGTCCTTCGGATTCTTCCTGATAACCCATCTCTGCTAACTTTTTATTACCGATCATTAAATCTCGAGCAATTATGGTCATCTTAACCACTGTTTCCCATTCTTTTTCCTTTTGTTGCCGGGAGTGCCTTATCTTCTCCTTATTTCTATCTTCACCTTCCCGGCAATTTTCTTTTATCCAAGCTAGTGCTTCTTGATATTCCTCCTGATCATAGATTCCCTCGTTCATCCTGCGTATAAATTCTGACATATCTACAAATTCAGTACGCATCCCCAGATAATCTTTTAAAAATTCTGGATTTATGACTGAACCAGCAATACCCAT
This window encodes:
- a CDS encoding transposase, translating into MRRATHTNSPNHKSGGFSIMYYIGIDVSKKALSVYDGRVSLEFENIEGLKSFYRYLKKHYKHLENLVLIFEATGIYSDNLREFCNLHKIKAYILNPKQSHNFAKSLGVHSKTDNIDAHTIWRYQILIPHERIQVPVIDQEVKMLASYLTSYQFIQ
- a CDS encoding L-fucose isomerase — encoded protein: MSFKNRLIGALPRVGIRPIIDGRRRGVRESLEEQTMKMAERAANLISSHLRHPNGLPVECIIADTTIGGVAEAAKCADKFAHSNVGVSLSVTPCWCYGMETIDMDSYLPKAIWGFNGTERPGAVYLAAALAGHDQLGLPAFGIYGKEVMDANDEGIPEDVKGKILQFVKAGLAVALMKGKSYLSLGSVSMGIAGSVINPEFLKDYLGMRTEFVDMSEFIRRMNEGIYDQEEYQEALAWIKENCREGEDRNKEKIRHSRQQKEKEWETVVKMTIIARDLMIGNKKLAEMGYQEESEGHNAIAAGFQGQRQWTDHFPNGDFTETILNTSFDWNGIREPFIFATENDCLNGIAMLWNHLLSNRAQMFSDVRTFWSPESVKRVTGRELSGRAKNGVIHLLNSGATSLDATGQQKENGHSVMKQFWEINEQDIKACLENTRWSPASLEYFRGGGYSSTFWTRGEMPVTMSRINLIKGLGPVLQIAEGYTVELPDDISYVLTERTDPTWPTTWFAPIITGKGAFQDVYSVMNFWGANHGAISYGHIGKDLITLASLLRIPVAMHNVSEENIFRPKAWSAFGTDNLESADFRACRNFGPLYK